The Lycium ferocissimum isolate CSIRO_LF1 chromosome 10, AGI_CSIRO_Lferr_CH_V1, whole genome shotgun sequence genome window below encodes:
- the LOC132033394 gene encoding heat stress transcription factor B-4 — MALMLDNCEGILLSLDSHKAVPAPFLTKTYQLVDDPSTDHIVSWGEDDSTFVVWRPPEFARDLLPNYFKHNNFSSFVRQLNTYGFRKIVPDRWEFANEFFKRGEKHLLCEIHRRKTAQPQSMPMNHHSFNHQMSMSTGPGFFPNYPTNYNRLSISPPDSDDQLLQQQQQQNINWCDSPSTTIASSNNNANNTVTALSEDNERLRRSNNMLMSELAHMRKLYNDIIYFVQNHVKPVAPSSSYNPCSLLPASATPIVQKNMNNHHQFSYQQITNPKNIMMGSTFNNNNNVSPSKTSQSSSVTILDEAATGGGDNMGMRSSTKLFGVPLMSKKRVHPEYSSSYSNMAETNKARLVLDKNDLGLNLMPPSSS; from the exons ATGGCTTTGATGTTAGATAACTGTGAAGGCATATTGCTATCATTGGACTCACACAAAGCAGTTCCAGCTCCATTCTTAACAAAAACATACCAACTAGTTGATGATCCATCTACTGACCATATTGTTTCTTGGGGTGAAGATGACTCTACCTTTGTTGTTTGGCGTCCACCTGAATTTGCTCGTGACCTTCTCCCTAATTACTTCAAACACAACAATTTCTCTAGCTTCGTCCGCCAACTCAATACCTAT GGTTTTAGGAAAATTGTACCAGACAGATGGGAGTTTGCTAATGAGTTCttcaagagaggagaaaaacacTTGTTATGTGAGATCCACAGGAGGAAAACGGCTCAGCCACAATCTATGCCAATGAATCACCATTCATTTAACCATCAAATGAGTATGAGTACCGGTCCAGGTTTTTTTCCTAATTATCCAACCAATTACAACCGGCTCAGCATTTCACCACCTGACTCGGATGATCaattactacaacaacaacaacaacaaaatatcaaTTGGTGCGATTCGCCTAGTACGACGATAGCTTCTTCAAACAATAATGCTAACAACACCGTTACAGCGTTATCGGAGGATAATGAACGGCTACGTAGAAGCAACAATATGTTAATGTCTGAACTTGCACACATGAGGAAACTTTACAATGACATTATTTACTTTGTTCAAAATCATGTCAAGCCAGTTGCACCTAGTAGTTCGTACAATCCTTGCTCCCTTTTACCTGCTTCTGCTACTCCTATTGTCCAAAAAAATATGAACAATCATCATCAGTTCAGCTATCAACAAATTACAAACCCTAAAAATATCATGATGGGAAGTactttcaacaacaacaacaacgtgTCACCAAGCAAGACATCACAGAGTAGCAGTGTGACGATTCTTGACGAAGCGGCTACTGGTGGTGGTGATAATATGGGTATGAGAAGTAGTACAAAATTATTTGGTGTCCCACTTATGTCCAAGAAAAGAGTGCACCCTGaatattcttcttcttattctaaTATGGCGGAGACTAATAAGGCTCGATTGGTCTTGGACAAAAATGATCTAGGATTAAATCTCATGCCCCCTTCTTCATCTTAG